The genomic stretch CAATTAAAGCGGTACGCGAGCTGGGTTCAAAACGTCGTGAGACAGTTTGGTCCCTATCTGCCGTGGGCGTAGGAGAAGTGAGAGGATCTGTCCTTAGTACGAGAGGACCGGGATGGACGCACCGCTGGTGTACCAGTTGTCCCGCCAGGGGCATCGCTGGGTAGCTATGTGCGGAACGGATAACCGCTGAAAGCATCTAAGCGGGAAGCCAACCTCGAGACGACTTCTCCCGGGCGCAAGCCCCTGAAGCCCCCTCGAAGACGACGAGGTTGATAGGCCGGAGGTGTACGCGCCGTGAGGCGCTCAGCTGACCGGTACTAATCGGGCGTGCGGCTTGGTCTCCCTCTTCTCAGGTCGTAGGCGACCATGAGGCGAGGTCGAGATCGAGGCATCGAAAGACGTTCGGGCCACGCGAGGCCCGCTGGAAGACTCTTCTTACCCTTCGTATTCAGCCTTCGAGAGGCCCCCAAGGCCCCTCGAGCTCTTTTCAAGGTTTGCGGTGGCTATGTCGGTGGGGTCACACCCGTTCCCATCCCGAACACGGTAGTTAAGCCCACCAGAGCCGATGGTACTGCACCGGAAGCGGTGTGGGAGAGTAGGTCGCTGCCGCATCTTTTTGGCCCGCTGGCGCAATTCGCGCCGGCGGGCTTTTTCTTTTCCGCAGCGCGCGGACGGGCCGCGGAATGGCGGCCCGGATCGGCGGTTCTGCGGGGCTGGGCGGCGCGTTCCGGGTAGACTTCGCCCCCTGGAGGTCGGCAATGGCTGCGGTCAAGGTTGGCGTGATCGGAGGCACGGGGCTCGGCGAGGCGCTCGGCGCGCTGGGCGGAGGCGAGGCGCGCGAGATCGACACGCCCTTCGGTAGCCCCTCCGGTCCCATCACGCTCACCGAGGTCGGGGGCGTCCCGGTCGCGCTCCTCTCGCGGCATGGCGAGGGGCACATGCGGAACCCGTCGCAGGTGCCCTACCGCGCCAACATCTGGGCGCTCAAGTCGCTGGGCGTGACGCACGTGCTGGCGAGCGGGGCGTGCGGCAGCCTCCGCGAGGACGTGGCGCCGAAGCACCTCGTCATCCCTGACCAGGTCATCGACCGGACCCATCGCAGGGCGAGCACGTTCTTCGACGACCTCGCGGTCCACGTCGAGCTCGGCGCGCCCTTCTGCAACACCCTCCGCAACGTCCTCGTGAAGGCCGGGACCGGGTTCCCCGCCCGCATCCACCAGGGCGGCACGTACGTCTGCATGGAGGGCCCGCAGTTCTCCACGCGCGCCGAGAGCGAGCTGCACCGCAGCTGGGGCGCGTCGCTCATCGGCATGACGGTGATGCCCGAGGCGAAGCTCGCCCGCGAGGCCGAGCTCTGCTACGCGGTGGTGGCGCTCCCCACCGACTACGACTGCTGGAAGCCGCACCCGGCGACGCTCGATCAGGCGAAGCTCATCGAGGAGATCCTCGGGAACGTGAAGGCCGCCACGC from Candidatus Methylomirabilota bacterium encodes the following:
- the mtnP gene encoding S-methyl-5'-thioadenosine phosphorylase codes for the protein MAAVKVGVIGGTGLGEALGALGGGEAREIDTPFGSPSGPITLTEVGGVPVALLSRHGEGHMRNPSQVPYRANIWALKSLGVTHVLASGACGSLREDVAPKHLVIPDQVIDRTHRRASTFFDDLAVHVELGAPFCNTLRNVLVKAGTGFPARIHQGGTYVCMEGPQFSTRAESELHRSWGASLIGMTVMPEAKLAREAELCYAVVALPTDYDCWKPHPATLDQAKLIEEILGNVKAATQNALELIRRAIPQVAAIEKPCACQSALALAIWSDRSRIPADVRQKLAPILGKYVP